A region of Argentina anserina chromosome 5, drPotAnse1.1, whole genome shotgun sequence DNA encodes the following proteins:
- the LOC126795776 gene encoding secreted RxLR effector protein 161-like, producing the protein MLRRFSMEKVHPVSTPMIGRSLDVKKDLFRPREEDEEVLGAETPYLSAIGALLYLDQCTRYLKGTIDLCLFFPYSKTRGSANGIDVPKENVDDKITIPYSKTPNNVLVGFADAGYLFDPHKGHSQTGYVSTIGKTTISWRSTKKTLVATSSNHSEIIAIHEAVRECV; encoded by the coding sequence ATGCTCAGGCGATTTAGTATGGAAAAAGTGCACCCTGTTAGCACTCCCATGATCGGTCGAAGTCTGGATGTAAAGAAAGATCTGTTTCGCCCACGGGAAGAGGACGAAGAGGTATTAGGAGCTGAAACTCCCTACCTAAGTGCAATAGGCGCATTATTGTACTTGGACCAATGTACTCGATACCTAAAAGGAACCATTGACTTGTGTTTATTCTTTCCTTACAGTAAGACAAGAGGATCCGCAAATGGAATTGATGTTCCTAAAGAAAATGTCGATGACAAGATTACTATCCCATACTCTAAAACCCCAAATAATGTTTTGGTTGGTTTCGCCGATGCTGGGTATCTTTTTGACCCACATAAAGGCCATTCCCAAACTGGTTATGTGTCCACTATTGGAAAAACaacgatatcttggagatcaacCAAGAAAACCCTTGTGGCTACCTCTTCGAACCACTCAGAGATTATTGCTATACATGAGGCGGTTCGTGAGTGCGTATGA
- the LOC126795774 gene encoding uncharacterized protein LOC126795774 produces MKEVDSKAPERSSMQELKDEDEWTDKEIKASEGNHKALNALYASMSIDEKKRVQNCVTAKQAWEMELDEDERPKSKNSKNIALKVTEPSKSKSEDSEHDEILFDNFSQRKYEYGSSSNNNKKCYTCGGIGHIATDCGNKKTDSGNKAYKTSWSDDDDSSTKRDKAFALVSSFSLDYASFETEGQEEDEDNSYEDNEMFEYQARVLLDGTNTKVEKFQHSSKSLSDILSSGKSYNDRTGLGYTGSKECEKYIEEHVESENLQTSFKSNIVNSNDRYEEDIQDIQSKLKEHSQLLLDISRFVSLSKSYKESKQDADMVRRHSDYESNDIKVACNVAITALSARQEDTWYIDSGCSRHMCGNKHWFSDLEESGVTGAVTFGDGKKAKIRGKGSIRSQDLNCLNNVLYVEGLSNNLISVSQLVDEYEDVWFNKRRCVVFDKDGTVVMGGVRSGDNYYHVASNLKSDNSESCFRTSSVEETMEL; encoded by the exons ATGAAAGAGGTTGATTCAAAAGCTCCTGAAAGATCGTCTATGCAAGAAttaaaagatgaagatgagtgGACTGACAAGGAAATCAAAGCTAGTGAAGGAAATCACAAAGCTTTGAATGCTCTTTACGCATCAATGAGCAtagatgaaaagaaaagagttcAGAATTGCGTTACCGCCAAACAG GCTTGGGAGATGGAGCTGGATGAGGATGAAAGACCAAAAAGTAAGAATTCAAAAAATATCGCCTTAAAGGTTACTGAACCCTCAAAATCAAAGTCTGAGGATTCTGAACATGATGAAATATTATT TGATAATTTCTCTCAAAGGAAGTATGAGTATGGAAGTAGTAGTAACAACAATAAGAAATGTTATACTTGTGGTGGCATTGGCCACATTGCTACTGATTGTGGAAATAAAAAGACTGATTCAGGTAACAAGGCTTACAAGACATCTTGGAGTGACGATGATGATAGCTCCACAAAAAGGGACAAAGCATTTGCTCTTGTATCTTCTTTTTCGTTAGATTATGCAAGTTTTGAAACTGAGggtcaagaagaagatgaagacaatagctatgaagataatgaaatGTTTGAATATCAAGCAAGA GTTTTGCTTGATGGAACGAATACCAAGGTTGAAAAGTTTCAACATAGTTCGAAATCACTATCTGATATTCTGAGTTCAGGAAAAAGTTATAACGATCGAACTGGACTTGGATATACTG GTTCAAAGGAATGTGAGAAATACATTGAAGAACATGTAGAATCGGAAAATCTTCAGACCtcattcaaatcaaatattgtcAACTCGAATGATAGGTATGAGGAAGATAttcaagatattcaaagtAAGTTGAAAGAGCATAGTCAGCTTTTACTTGATATCTCTCGTTTTGTTAGTTTGTCTAAATCTTATAAAGAATCTAAACAGGATGCAGACATGGTTAGGAGACATTCAG ATTATGAATCGAATGATATTAAGGTTGCGTGTAATGTTGCTATTACTGCGTTATCTGCTAGACAGGAGGACACTTGGTATATTGATAGTGGTTGTTCTAGACACATGTGTGGTAACAAACATTGGTTTTCTGACTTAGAAGAATCAGGTGTGACAGGTGCTGTTACCTTTGGAGACGGGAAGAAAGCAAAAATTAGAGGGAAAGGCTCAATCAGATCTCAGGATCTTAACTGCTTAAATAATGTTCTTTATGTTGAAGGTTTATCTAATAACCTTATTAGTGTTAGTCAATTAGTTGATGAGTATGAAGATGTCTGGTTTAACAAACGTCGTTGTGTGGTTTTTGACAAAGATGGTACAGTTGTGATGGGAGGGGTTAGATCAGGAGATAATTATTATCATGTTGCATCTAATTTAAAATCTGATAACTCGGAATCGTGTTTCAGGACTAGCTCAGTTGAGGAAACCATGGAGCTTTGA